Proteins co-encoded in one Coriobacterium glomerans PW2 genomic window:
- a CDS encoding LacI family DNA-binding transcriptional regulator, giving the protein MAAKVTLKEIAREVGLSPTSVSLVLNNRPNKVSQINRERIRAVARKKHYIPNQIARSLVTQHSNTLGLIVPNIESRFFSSLAKNLEIRCRRRGYALFIMNADDASSNDSELVRLLLNRGVDGLLLVLSDEMSPNERLIEDLSICPVPFVMIDRTIEGLRCDKVRFNSELGGYLATSYLLARGHRRIACLVNTHSNTGRARLAGYARAMAEFGVEVDPSRVLESDYYIADAYRASADLIGTDATGVFASSDNIALGLLKRLHECGRRCPRDISLVSYDNSAADALFEPALTSIEQSVDELSEHALELLFSRIAESAALSEPTPAVERVLPPRLVEKESVRVIERPRS; this is encoded by the coding sequence ATGGCTGCAAAAGTTACCTTGAAGGAGATCGCGCGTGAGGTCGGCCTGTCACCCACCTCGGTGTCGCTGGTGCTCAACAACCGCCCGAACAAGGTCTCTCAGATCAATCGCGAGCGCATTCGCGCGGTCGCGCGCAAGAAGCACTACATTCCCAATCAGATCGCCCGCAGCCTTGTGACCCAGCACTCGAACACGCTCGGATTGATCGTGCCGAACATCGAGAGTCGATTCTTCTCCTCGCTTGCCAAGAACCTCGAGATCCGCTGTCGGCGTCGCGGGTACGCGCTGTTCATCATGAATGCGGATGATGCCTCCTCGAATGACTCCGAGCTGGTGCGACTGCTGCTCAATCGAGGAGTCGATGGGCTGCTGCTCGTGCTGTCCGATGAGATGTCGCCCAACGAGCGTCTCATCGAGGATCTCTCGATCTGTCCGGTTCCCTTCGTGATGATAGATCGCACCATAGAGGGTCTGCGCTGCGACAAGGTTCGTTTCAACAGCGAACTGGGCGGCTATCTCGCGACGAGCTATCTGCTCGCGCGCGGTCACCGTCGCATAGCGTGTCTGGTGAACACGCATTCCAACACCGGCCGCGCACGTCTTGCCGGCTACGCGCGAGCGATGGCGGAGTTTGGCGTCGAGGTCGATCCCAGCCGCGTGCTCGAGAGCGACTACTACATCGCCGATGCCTACCGGGCTTCGGCCGACCTCATCGGAACCGATGCGACCGGAGTGTTCGCCAGCTCGGATAACATCGCGCTCGGACTGCTCAAGCGCCTGCATGAGTGCGGCCGCCGCTGTCCGCGAGACATTTCGCTCGTGAGCTACGATAACAGCGCGGCCGATGCGCTGTTCGAACCGGCGCTGACCTCGATAGAGCAATCCGTCGACGAGCTATCCGAGCATGCTCTGGAGCTGCTGTTCAGCCGTATCGCCGAATCGGCAGCGCTCAGCGAGCCGACACCCGCGGTCGAGCGGGTCCTGCCTCCGCGTCTCGTGGAGAAGGAAAGCGTCCGAGTGATCGAGCGCCCGCGCAGCTAG
- a CDS encoding arginine repressor: MEKKRDERQDAIRKIVRDLDIRTQHMLVEELRQRGFECTQATASRDIADLGLRKLPEGIYVLAEDLHLQRMVSELLTRVLRSDSMVILKAQPGTAAGIAAAIDAAEIPLVMASIAGDDTVLIITDGSQSAQRLESYISKLCNRG, translated from the coding sequence ATAGAGAAGAAACGCGATGAGCGCCAAGATGCGATCCGGAAGATCGTTCGGGATCTTGATATACGAACCCAGCACATGCTCGTCGAGGAGCTCAGACAGCGCGGATTTGAATGCACTCAGGCGACAGCCTCGAGGGATATCGCCGATCTGGGACTGCGGAAGCTGCCAGAGGGCATCTACGTGCTCGCGGAGGATCTGCATCTGCAGCGCATGGTCTCAGAACTGCTCACACGGGTCCTGCGCAGCGACAGCATGGTGATCCTCAAAGCGCAGCCCGGTACGGCCGCAGGCATCGCGGCAGCCATCGATGCAGCGGAGATACCGCTCGTCATGGCATCGATCGCCGGTGATGACACCGTTCTCATCATCACCGACGGAAGCCAGAGCGCGCAGCGGCTGGAGTCCTATATCTCCAAGCTCTGCAACCGAGGATAG
- a CDS encoding transglycosylase domain-containing protein, producing the protein MGPRDRHMRRRAKTHVVPIVLASFFGFLLIFGLAFGIGMLGNVNRWLQNLPDYTNADSYLSSEPTTVLDAKGRQLARFFTQNRKSIKMKECSKFVLNGTVATEDERFYQHGGIDPIGIARAAWVQLTGGSEGASTISQQLVRNTILSDEQFDKTIERKVREAYLAVKMEDIFSKDDILMMYLNTIYYGHGAYGIEAAAQTYYTKSAKDLTLSEAALLVGLPNSPATFDPTTNPELATKRRNVVLDRMLKNDYISQADHDAAQAEPLNLHITENKSNGVEIDAAPYFVSYIKDELQEKYSFDKIFKGGLTIKTSLDLDTQAAAEEAVVGQLNKVNVKDLQAGMTALDSKTGYIKAMVGGRDYNADERHVNHALAGRQTGSSFKAFTLATAIKNGMNPNILLNCNSGIRVPNGTSTYTVRNYGNTNYGSITLRRATEVSSNAGYVQAELALGNSAIVDYCSKVGIDISNTNKNAPAMTLGVESLSTLQMAGAYTVFPTGGYYREPTAVVEIDGRDGNVLYKHTDDPKKVLDTGVCQVVTDILKGVITSGTGASARLSVDQPFSGKTGTTDNAADLYFCGYTPQLTIAVWSGYTAGNTPIKIRGREALGDDLTLPMARNFLNKALNGVEREEFPTGTAPTYKSSSVWEIDGKKIALGEWPSRSGANTNRQQKSDNERESSSDQQPQTNPASPDTTPSPSTPNPPSPNPPSPNPPSPDPTSPDTKGQDDSGDDDG; encoded by the coding sequence ATGGGTCCTCGCGACCGTCACATGCGGCGACGCGCAAAGACGCATGTCGTTCCTATCGTCCTCGCCTCATTCTTCGGCTTCTTGCTGATCTTCGGTCTGGCGTTTGGCATCGGCATGCTCGGAAACGTGAATCGATGGCTGCAGAACCTGCCCGATTACACGAATGCGGATTCCTATCTATCAAGCGAGCCGACCACGGTGCTCGACGCCAAGGGCCGGCAGCTCGCGCGGTTCTTCACGCAGAACCGGAAGAGCATCAAGATGAAGGAATGCTCGAAGTTCGTTCTCAACGGCACCGTCGCCACCGAGGACGAGCGCTTCTATCAGCACGGGGGCATCGACCCCATAGGCATCGCCCGCGCGGCGTGGGTGCAGCTCACAGGTGGCTCCGAAGGTGCCTCGACCATCTCCCAGCAGCTCGTGCGCAACACGATCCTATCTGACGAGCAATTCGACAAGACGATCGAGCGCAAGGTTCGCGAGGCCTATCTCGCGGTCAAGATGGAGGATATCTTCTCAAAAGATGATATCCTGATGATGTATCTGAACACCATCTATTACGGTCACGGAGCCTACGGCATCGAGGCGGCGGCGCAGACCTACTACACGAAGAGCGCCAAGGACCTCACGCTGTCTGAAGCCGCCCTGCTCGTGGGACTGCCCAACTCCCCGGCGACCTTTGATCCGACCACCAACCCCGAACTGGCCACGAAGCGCAGAAACGTCGTTTTGGACCGCATGCTCAAAAACGACTACATCTCTCAAGCCGATCACGACGCCGCCCAGGCTGAGCCGCTGAACCTCCATATCACCGAGAACAAGTCGAACGGCGTCGAGATCGACGCCGCCCCGTACTTTGTGAGCTACATCAAAGACGAGCTGCAGGAAAAGTACTCCTTTGACAAGATCTTCAAGGGCGGTCTCACAATCAAGACCTCGCTCGATCTTGACACGCAGGCTGCCGCCGAAGAAGCCGTGGTGGGGCAGCTCAACAAGGTGAACGTCAAGGATCTGCAGGCAGGCATGACCGCTTTGGATTCCAAGACCGGCTACATCAAGGCGATGGTCGGCGGCAGGGACTACAACGCCGATGAGCGCCATGTCAATCATGCTCTGGCCGGACGGCAGACCGGCTCCTCGTTCAAGGCGTTCACCCTCGCAACCGCTATCAAAAACGGCATGAATCCCAACATCTTGCTCAACTGCAACTCCGGGATCAGGGTGCCCAACGGCACCTCGACCTACACGGTCAGAAACTACGGCAACACGAACTACGGCAGCATCACGCTCAGACGCGCCACCGAGGTTTCCTCCAACGCCGGCTATGTCCAGGCGGAGCTGGCGCTCGGCAACTCGGCGATCGTGGACTACTGCTCGAAAGTCGGCATCGATATCTCCAATACGAACAAAAACGCTCCTGCGATGACACTTGGCGTGGAATCGCTTTCGACCCTGCAGATGGCCGGTGCCTACACCGTGTTCCCAACAGGGGGCTACTATCGCGAACCCACCGCTGTCGTCGAGATCGACGGACGCGACGGCAACGTTTTGTACAAGCACACCGATGATCCCAAGAAGGTGCTCGATACCGGGGTGTGCCAAGTCGTGACCGATATTCTCAAGGGAGTCATCACAAGCGGGACCGGAGCGAGCGCGCGTCTTTCGGTGGACCAGCCGTTCTCGGGCAAGACCGGCACGACCGACAATGCGGCGGATTTGTACTTCTGCGGCTACACCCCGCAGCTCACCATCGCGGTCTGGAGCGGCTACACAGCAGGCAACACACCTATCAAGATTCGCGGACGCGAAGCCCTCGGCGATGATCTGACCCTACCGATGGCGAGAAACTTCTTGAACAAGGCTCTCAACGGGGTCGAGCGAGAGGAATTCCCGACCGGAACCGCGCCCACCTACAAGAGCAGCTCGGTGTGGGAGATCGACGGCAAAAAGATCGCGCTCGGCGAGTGGCCGAGCCGCAGCGGCGCGAACACCAACCGGCAGCAGAAATCTGACAACGAGCGGGAGAGCTCCTCCGATCAGCAGCCGCAGACGAACCCTGCGAGCCCGGACACCACCCCGAGCCCATCCACTCCGAATCCTCCCAGTCCGAATCCGCCCAGCCCGAATCCGCCCAGCCCGGATCCGACGAGCCCGGACACCAAGGGGCAGGATGATTCCGGTGATGACGATGGCTGA
- a CDS encoding phosphoketolase family protein yields MSQPVIGTPWKKLPDIVPDDELEGIDRYWRCANYLSVGQIYLRSNPLMRSDFVDEKTGETRDFGREDVKHRLVGHWGTTPGINFLMGHVNRLIADHGQNAIFLMGPGHGGPAGTAQSLLDGTYRSCYPEITDDEAGLQRFFRRFSYPGGIPSHFAPETPGSIHEGGELGYTLSHAYGAVMDNPSLLCVAAIGDGEAETGPLATGWQSNKLVNPATDGIVLPILHLNGYKIANPTILARISDEELDAFFRGMGYAPHVFVAGFDDEDHLSIHRRFADLIEQVFAEICDIKEEAAARIATGKTVSRPTYPMIIFRTPKGWTCPKRIDGQKTEDSWRAHQVPLTSAKDTHEHFRVLRGWLRSYAPDELFESDGAIRAEVTSFMPKGELRIGANPNANGGVIRRDLRLPDARDYEVPVAEKGHGWGMIEAARVFGVFTRDVLKRNMDDFRIFGPDETASNRLQAAYEVTRKQWDAGFYADEDNDMLLAASGKVVEQLSEHQCEGFLEGYVLTGRHGIWSSYESFVHVVDSMINQHCKWLEATVREIDWRKPISGLNILLTSHVWRQDHNGFSHQDPGFVDLLLNKANETHVVNAYYPADANMALAVAERVYASTNCVNAIFCGKQPAPTFQSLDEARAELAEGVAAWDWASSAQTPAEADVVVACCGDVSTLEALAATDLLRGTGVSVRFVNVVDLLKIQNAHENDRAVSDMRFTELFGDGTVPVLFAFHAYAGTIRRLIWNRPGHDAFHVHGYEEKGSTTTPFDMLRLNRMDRWALAAHALRLVDEKRFSTQIASWEAFREEAFRFAVDEGYDHPAFTDWVWPDAAGSAAELSAAQLTVGDNE; encoded by the coding sequence ATGTCTCAGCCTGTGATCGGCACACCATGGAAGAAGCTCCCGGATATCGTCCCGGACGATGAGCTCGAGGGGATCGACAGATACTGGCGCTGCGCGAACTATCTGTCCGTCGGCCAGATCTACCTGCGCAGCAACCCGCTCATGCGTTCAGATTTCGTCGATGAGAAGACGGGCGAGACCCGCGATTTCGGCCGGGAGGACGTCAAGCACCGCCTCGTGGGGCACTGGGGCACCACGCCTGGCATCAACTTCTTGATGGGGCATGTGAACCGCCTGATCGCCGACCACGGACAAAACGCGATCTTTCTCATGGGCCCGGGCCACGGCGGACCCGCCGGAACGGCTCAATCGCTGCTGGACGGCACCTATCGCAGCTGCTATCCGGAGATCACCGACGATGAGGCCGGTCTTCAGCGTTTCTTTCGCCGCTTCTCCTATCCCGGCGGCATCCCGAGTCATTTCGCACCGGAGACCCCGGGATCCATCCACGAGGGCGGAGAACTCGGCTACACGCTGAGCCACGCCTACGGCGCCGTGATGGACAATCCGAGTCTGCTCTGCGTGGCCGCCATCGGTGATGGCGAAGCGGAGACGGGGCCTTTGGCCACCGGCTGGCAATCCAACAAGCTCGTGAACCCTGCAACCGATGGCATCGTGCTGCCGATCCTGCATCTGAACGGCTACAAGATCGCCAACCCGACCATCTTGGCGCGCATCTCCGACGAGGAGCTCGATGCCTTCTTCCGTGGCATGGGCTACGCGCCCCATGTCTTCGTCGCGGGCTTCGACGATGAGGACCACCTTTCGATCCACAGGCGCTTCGCTGATCTGATCGAGCAGGTCTTCGCTGAGATCTGCGACATCAAGGAGGAGGCGGCCGCGCGGATCGCGACCGGCAAGACCGTGAGCCGGCCCACCTATCCGATGATCATCTTCCGCACGCCCAAGGGCTGGACGTGCCCCAAGCGCATCGACGGCCAGAAGACCGAGGACTCTTGGCGGGCCCATCAGGTTCCGCTCACGAGCGCCAAGGACACCCACGAGCACTTCCGTGTGCTGCGCGGCTGGCTTCGATCCTACGCTCCCGACGAGCTGTTCGAGAGCGACGGTGCAATCAGAGCCGAGGTCACCTCTTTCATGCCGAAAGGCGAGCTGCGCATCGGTGCGAATCCCAACGCGAACGGCGGCGTGATCCGCCGCGATCTGCGTCTGCCCGACGCCCGTGACTACGAGGTCCCGGTCGCCGAGAAGGGACACGGATGGGGCATGATCGAGGCCGCGCGCGTCTTCGGCGTGTTCACGCGCGACGTGCTCAAGCGCAATATGGACGATTTCCGCATCTTCGGTCCGGATGAGACGGCTTCGAACCGCTTGCAGGCCGCCTACGAGGTCACGCGCAAGCAGTGGGATGCCGGCTTCTACGCCGATGAGGACAACGACATGCTGCTCGCCGCGAGCGGCAAGGTCGTGGAGCAGCTCTCCGAGCACCAGTGCGAGGGGTTCTTGGAGGGCTACGTGCTCACCGGTCGCCATGGCATCTGGAGCAGCTACGAGAGCTTCGTCCACGTAGTGGACTCCATGATCAATCAGCACTGCAAATGGCTTGAGGCGACCGTACGCGAGATCGACTGGAGAAAGCCGATCTCGGGTCTGAATATCCTGCTGACCAGTCATGTCTGGCGTCAGGATCACAACGGTTTCTCGCATCAGGACCCCGGCTTCGTGGATCTGCTGCTCAACAAGGCCAACGAGACCCATGTCGTCAACGCGTACTACCCGGCTGACGCCAACATGGCACTCGCCGTCGCTGAGCGCGTCTATGCATCGACCAACTGCGTGAACGCGATCTTCTGCGGCAAGCAGCCCGCGCCGACGTTCCAGTCGCTCGATGAGGCGCGCGCCGAGCTCGCTGAGGGCGTCGCCGCATGGGATTGGGCGTCTTCGGCTCAAACGCCAGCTGAGGCGGATGTCGTGGTCGCATGCTGCGGTGATGTCTCCACGCTCGAGGCTCTGGCGGCGACCGATCTGCTGCGCGGGACCGGAGTCTCCGTGCGCTTCGTCAACGTCGTGGATCTGCTCAAGATCCAAAATGCCCACGAGAACGATCGGGCTGTGTCCGATATGCGCTTCACCGAGCTGTTCGGTGACGGCACCGTCCCGGTCCTGTTCGCTTTTCATGCCTATGCGGGGACCATTCGGCGTCTCATCTGGAACCGACCGGGACACGACGCGTTCCACGTCCATGGCTATGAGGAGAAGGGCTCCACTACCACGCCCTTTGATATGCTTCGTCTCAATCGCATGGATCGCTGGGCGCTCGCCGCGCATGCGCTGCGTCTCGTGGACGAGAAGCGCTTCTCGACGCAGATCGCCTCGTGGGAGGCGTTTCGCGAGGAGGCGTTCCGATTCGCCGTCGACGAGGGCTACGATCATCCCGCTTTCACGGACTGGGTATGGCCCGATGCCGCCGGATCCGCTGCGGAACTGTCTGCGGCACAGCTCACCGTCGGGGACAACGAGTAG